The sequence below is a genomic window from Flavobacterium sediminilitoris.
TCTCTTTCTTTTCCATATTTGTAACGAAGTATGATGGAAGAATCAGGTTTTTTATCAGAATAAATATAACCTCCAAAGATTACTTGTTCTTTTGCAAAAGCTTGCTCTAAATAGAGTGATATGAAATTACTTTTATTTGGTATTACGTCAGCATCAAGGAACAATAGTAAATCATATTTTGCTTTTTTTGCCAAAATATTTCTATTTGTTGTTCTGCCTAAGTTTTTTTTGTTAATATCAAAAGAACAATTATCTAAATTATTTATTTTAGAATTTTCTATTGAAAATAAATGACTTCCATCGTCTTGAACTAAAATCTCATAATTTATAAATAATAAATCAGCTTGTTTTTTTAATTCCTCAACTAAAGGAAAAGTATTGTAATTGTATGTAGGGATTAATATCGATAGCATTAAACCGTTCTTTGTACTACTTCAAAAACTTTTCCACCGTCAAATTTTAGTGTTTTTGCAGGAAATTTTAATAACAAAGCATAATCATGTGTTGCCATAATTATAGTTTTTCCAGTACTATTTATTTTTCGAAGCACTTCCATAACTTCTACACTTGTTTGAGGGTCTAAATTTCCAGTAGGCTCATCGGCTAAAATTAATTCAGGATCATTTAGTAAAGCCCTTGCAATAGCAATTCGTTGTTGTTCTCCACCCGAAAGTTGATGAGGCATTTTTGATTGATAATTTTTCATACCTACCTTGTCTAAAACTTCATCAATTTTAACGTTCATCTCTTCAGTTGCAGTCCAACCTGTAGCTTTTAAAACAAATAAAAGATTTTGCTTAACATTTCTATCAGGTAGTAATTTAAAGTCTTGAAAAACAACTCCTAGTTTTCTTCTCAAATAAGGAATATCTTTTTCTTTTAAATTTCTTAAATCATATCCTACAATGTTTCCTTCTCCTTCTGTCAAAAATAAATCAGCATATAATGTCTTTAAAAAACTACTTTTTCCTGCTCCAGTTTTTCCTATTAGATATATAAAATCTCCATTTGTAACCTCTAAGTTAACATCTGTTAGTATAGGATTTTTCTCTTGAAATACTGTAATTTCTTTTAATGAAAGAATTGTTTGAGACATAGTTTACTAAAGTTTAATTGTGTAAAAGTAATAACTTAGGGCACGCTTTCAAAATTAAAAACTAATTTCAATCGAAAATATTATTATCGTTTATAAAAATGTTTAAAAAAAGTACAATAATATGTTAACTAGCTTCGTTTATAGTTGTAATAAACTTTATATTTGAGGTCAATAAAATACAAGCAAAAATGATAAAAATACTGAAACTTTCCTTATTCTTTTTATTTGTTAGTCCATTAATGGTTTCAGCTCAACAATCTTCAATTTATACACACGATTTGAAAGAGTATGATAGAGCTGTCGCATTGTATAAGGATAAACAATATCAATCCGCTCAAATTTTATTTGAAAGAGTTAAAAAAGAAGTCTCAAATCAGGAAGTACAAGCTGATTGTGCCTATTATATTGCGAATTGTGCTATTCGATTAAATCAAATGGGAGCAGATGACTTAATTGAAAAATTTGTAGAAGATTACCCTACAAGTACAAAACAAAACCAAGCCTATATTGAAGTAGCTCACTATTACTTTGAGCAAGGTAGCTATGCTAAATCATTAGAATGGTTTGATAAAGTAAATGAAAGTTCAATGTCTTACGAAGATCAAGAAAAATATAATTTTCAAAAAGGATATTCTTATTTTACAGCAAAAAACACCACTGAAGCATCAAAATATTTCAATAAAGTATTAAACTCTAAAACATTTGGTAGTCAAGCTAAATACTATTTAGGTTATATGTCTTATGAAACAGATGATTATAATACTGCGAATCAATATTTTGATCAAGTACAAGATAAAGATAAGTATAAAGAGAAAATGGGCTATTTTCAAGCCGATATGAATTTCAAATTAGGGAATTTTCAAAAAGCAATAGATTTAGGTCAAGAGCAAATTCCTAAGTCAAATGCAATTGAAAAAAGCGAATTATCTAAGATTATAGGTGAAAGTTATTTTAATTTAAAGCAATATGATAAAGCATTACCTTATTTGTTAGAATATAAAGGGAAAAAAGGAAAATGGAATAATACAGATTATTATCAATTGGGATATGCTTATTATCAGCAAAAAGATTATGAAAATGCAATTGCTCAGTTTAATAAGATTATTAATGGAAATGATTTTGTAGCCCAAAATGCTTATTATCATTTAGCTGAAAGTTATTTAGAAACAGGTAAAAAACAACAAGCTTTAAATGCATTCAAAACGGCATCAGAAATGGAGTTTGAGCCTAAAATTCAAGAAGATGCTTGTTTAAATTATGCTAAATTGAGTTATGAAATAGGAAATCCATATCAATCTGTTCCTGAAATTTTAAATGCTTATTTAGATAAATACCCTAACAATTCTAATAAAGAGGAGATTAATACATTATTAATTAGTTCTTACATTACATCAAAAAATTATGCAGAAGCACTAGTCTTATTAGAAAAAAATAAATCACCAGAAAATAAGTTAGCATATCAAAAAGTAACTTTTTATAGAGGATTAGAATTGTACACAGACAGTAATTATCAAGAAGCATATTCATTATTTAAAAAATCCATTTCGGAAAATAAAGATTCAAAATTTACAGCGCGTGCTACTTTTTGGAAAGCTGAAACAGAATATAATTTAGATCAATATAAAGAAGCAATGCTAAGTTTTAAACAGTTCATGAACTATAATGAAGCAGCATCTACACCAGAATATAAAAATGTGAATTATAACTTAGCTTATTCATACTTCAAGTTAAAAGAATATGACAATGCTATAAAGCACTTTACAGATTTTACCGCTGAGGTAATGAACGATAATGTGAGAAAAACAGATGCTTATCTTCGTTTAGGAGACTGTAATTTTATTTCAGCTAAATATTGGCCTGCAATGGAAGCTTATAATAAAACGATTGAATTAAAAAGTGTTAATTCAGATTATGCGGCCTTTCAAAAGGGAATTAGTTACGGATTTGTAGATAGAAACGATAGAAAAATAGAAGATTTAGAAAAATTTGTAAAAACGTATCCAAACTCGCAATATGCGGATGATGCATTTTACGAATTGGGAAATACTTATGTAAATGAAAATAATGAATCTAAAGCAGTTGCCACTTACGATAAATTAATTACTAATTATAAAACAAGTTCTTATGTAGCAAAAGCAATTTTAAAACAAGGGTTAATTTATTACAATAATAATAAAAGTGATCAAGCATTAACGAAGTTTAAAAAAGTAGCTGCCGAATATCCAGGAAGTCCAGAATCATTAGAAGCAGTTTCTACGGCTAGATTAATTTATGTAGATAGTGGAAAAGTAGATGAATATTCAAATTGGGTTAAAACATTAAGCTTTGTTGAAGTTTCAAATGCCGATTTAGATAATACAACTTACGAATCTGCTGAAAAACAATATTTAATGAACAATGCAAAACAAGCTATTTCTGGATTTAGTAGTTATGTTGCTAAATTTCCTAATGGAATTCATGCATTAAAAGCAAACTTCTATTTAGCTCAATTATACTTTGCAGATAAGTTAGAATCTAATTCAATTAAACATTATGAATATGTTGTAAATCAGTCAAGAAACGAGTTTACAGAGCAAGCTTTAGCACGTTTATGTCAAGTACATTTAAAAACAAACGATTATGATAAAGCAATTCCTGTTTTAAAGCGTTTAGAAAATGAAGCCGATTTTCCTCAAAATAAAACGTATGCACAATCTAATTTGATGAAATCGTATTATGAAAAAGAAGATTATACAAGTGCTGTTGTTTATGCAGATAAAGTGTTAGCAAATGACAAAATTGATGATAGAATTAAAAGTGATGCTCAAATTATTGTAGCACGTTCAGCAATTAAAACAAATGACGAAGTTAAGGCAAAACAAGCTTATGCTGATTTATTAAAAATTGCAAAAGGAGAATTAGCAGCAGAAGCGCTATATTATGATGCATATTTCAAAAATAAAGAAGAAAAATTTGAAGCTTCAAATAAAGTAGTTCAGAAAATCGCAAAAGATTATTCAGGATATAAATATTACGGAGCAAAAGGATTAGTGATAATGGCTAAGAATTTTTATGGATTAAAAGACAGTTTTCAAGCAACTTATATTTTGGAAAGTGTAATTAAGAATTTCTCAGATTATCCAGATGTTGTAGAGGAAGCTAAAACAGAATTAAATAAAATTAAAACTGAAGTGTCTAAAACAAATTCATCAGTAACTAATTAGTATAAAATATAAAAAAGAATAAAAAGAAAAATTTAGAATATATTCTATTTTCTTTTATCTAAAAATAATAAATATGAACAAAGTCAAAATATATTTATCACTAGCAATCTTTACTTTAGTAACACAAATATCTTTCTCACAGGTAAAAGACGAAAATATAGGTTCTGAAGTAGTAAATATTGTTAAACCATATACTCCAACAATATCTGATGCTTTTAAAGTAAAAGAAACACCAGTAATGGAAGACGATGAAAGTATGAACAAAGAAACAATTCAATATAATATTTTCTCATTTCCAGTAGCTTCAACTTTCACACCGGCAAAAGGAAAAGCAGCATCTGTAGATAAAGTAGAAAGAGAGAAAATATTTCGTAATTATGCAACACTAGGATTTGGGAACTATTCAGCAGTAAATGCAGAATTATTTGTGACAGAAAATTTTGGGAGAAATAGTTATGTAGGAGGAATGTTACGTCATTTATCTTCTCAAGGAGGAATAAAAGACTTAGTATTAGACGATAAATATTATAATACAAGCTTAGATGTTACCTATGGAACACGTGAACGAGACTTGAGTTGGAATGTAGATTTAGGTGTTAAAAACCAAATTTATAATTGGTATGGTTTACCAACAAAGAATATCGTTTTTGATGAAGCAACAATAAAAGAAATAGATCCAAAACAATCTTACAACACTATTGCTTTAGGTGGAAAATTAAATTTAGAAAACAGCTTTTTTAATGAAGCGAGTTTACTCTTTAAACGATTTTCTGACGGATTTGGTTCAGGAGAAAACCGTTTTTATGTGAAGCCAAATTTTGATTTTGATGTCGTAAATCAAAAAATAAAAGCAAATTTTATATTAGATTATGTAGGTGGTAAATTTGAAAAAGATTATACTGCTTCAAATGAAATTAAATATAGCAATGTTATCTTCGGAACTAAGCCAAGCATCTTATATCAACAAGACGATTTATCAGTACAGCTTGGAGCAGGAATATTTTATACAACAGGAAAAATAAATGGTGAAAGTGATAGTAAATTGTTTGTTTATCCAAATGTAAAAGCATCTTATAAAATTGTTGGTGATGTATTAATAGGATATGCTGGAGCCGAAGGTGGTTTAAATCAAAATTCGTATGCTGATTTTGTAGATCAAAGTCCTTTTGTTTCTCCAACACTTTTTGTTGCACCAACAGATAATAAATATGATATTTATGTAGGATTAAAAGGGAAATTAGCTAATGCTGTAGCTTTTAATATAAGAGGATCATTTAATAATGAAGATAATAAACCTCTATTTATGAGTAATGAATACGTTTTTCAGAATGCAAATACAGAAGGCTATACATATGGAAACTCTTTCAAAGTAGTGTATGATAATGTTAAAATAGCAAGTTTTTTTGGAGAAATTAAAGCCGATTTTTCTAAAAATGTATCATTAGGAATTAATGGAACTTATAATAATTATACAACAGACGAAGAATCAGAAGCATGGAATTTACCACAGTTGAAAGTAGGAACAACATTAGATTTTGATATTAATGAAAAATGGTATGCCGGTGTAAATGTATTTTTTGTGGGAGAACGAAAAGATAGAGTTTCAGTTCAGAGCTTAGCGGCAGTTTTTCCTCCAGAATTTCAACCACAAGATGTAACTTTAGATAGTTATTTTGATTTAAATGCTCATGTCGGATATAAATATAATGACAGATTAACTGCGTTTTTAAGAGGAAATAATTTAGCAAATCAACAATATAATCGTTGGACAAACTTTCCAGTACAAGGTGTTCAAGTGCTTTTAGGAGCTAATTATAAATTTGATTTTTAGAATTGAAAAGTAAACAAGTTATAGTTGTTAGTCGTAAAAAAGAGAATAAGAACGATTTTTTGTCAGAATTTGAGAGTGTTTTTAAAAGCTAATTTATAAATATGAACCTTAAACAAAAAATGTACAATCATTATTGTAATTTATTAGAAGAAAAAATAAAAACACTTCGTAATAGAATTGCTGATTTGGCAGAAGACGCTCAAAATGATGCAAAAGGTTCAGCAGGCGATAAGCATGAAACAGCTCTGTCTATGATGCATTTAGAGCAAGAAAAATTAAATCACAACCTGAAAGAAGTTTTAGATCAAAAAAGTATATTAGAAAATATTGATATTACCCTTGTAAATAAATACATTGGCTTAGGAAGCTTAATTTACACAGATAAATTTATTTTCTTTATAAGTTTAGCTTTACCAAAGATTGAAGTTGATGGAAAAGAAATAATAGCATTGTCTTTACATTCACCATTAGGAAAAGAAATGAAAGGGAAAAAAAAGGAAGAAACCTTCACTTTTAATAAAACAAACCATAAAATTGTAAAAATAGAATAATTAAAAACCACTTTACAAGTGGTTTTTTTATGATTTGTAACCAATACCATGTGTTTTTATCATTTCAGTTTAAATTTTAATTATAATTTAGATATTTTGGTTATAATTTGTAATTAAAATTAAGTTTATGATTTATATTTAGTACTTAAATGCTCAAATTTGCTTTGTTAATGAAACAGAAATAAAGTATTAAAAATAAATTATAAAGTTATGTGTGGAATTTTAGCCATTATAGGAAAAGGAAAAGAAGAAGCTTTAGTGCAACAATTATCAAAGCGAATGAGTCATCGTGGACCAGATGAAAGTGATATTCATGTTACGGAAAACGGACATATACTTTCACATGAAAGATTATCAATTGTAGACTTGCATACAGGGAAACAACCTATTCAAGGTACATCATCTGCTTGGATGGTGCATAATGGTGAAATTTATAATCATAGTGCTTTAAGAGAAACGGTCTTGAAACATCACACTTTTAGAACAACTTCAGATTCAGAAGTAATTGTTCATTTATATGAAGAATTTGGATATGACTTTTGCGACTATTTAGATGGAATGTTTGCTTTTGTAGTGGTAGATGGAGATGATTTTATAGTAGGAAGAGATCCATTAGGAATTAAACCATTATATTATGGTATTGATGAAAGGGGAAGATACTATTTTGCAAGTGAAATGAAATCAATAGCTGATCAATGTAAAACATTTTCCACTTTTCCACCAGGACACTATTATACAAATAAAACAGGTTTTGTAAAATATTATAAACCTGAATGGGAAGACGATTTAAAAGCAGTAGAAGAATTAGACTATACAGCAATCAAGGAAACACTAACAGAAGCAGTTCGTAAAAGATTAATGGCAGATGTTCCATTTGGAGTTTTACTTTCAGGAGGATTAGATTCATCATTGACATCTTCAATTGCAAAACGATTGTTGGGAGATTCGCAAACGCTTCATTCATTCTCAATTGGTTTAGATGAAAATGCTCCAGATTTAGTTGCAGCAAGAAAAGTTGCTGAATTTTTAGGAACAGAACATCATGAAGTATATTTTTCAATTGAAGAAGGAATTAAAAATATTGAGAACCTTATTTGGCACTTAGAAACTTATGATGTTACTTCTATTAGGGCAAGTACGCCAATGTATTTTATGTCTAAAAAGATTACCGATTTAGGAATTAAAATGGTATTGTCTGGTGAAGGAGCAGATGAAATATTTGGAGGGTATTTGTATTTTAGAAATGCTCCATCTTCAGAAGATTTTCAAAAGGAAACAATTGAAAGAGTTCAAAAATTATTTACAGCCGATTTATTAAGAGCCGATAAATCGACAATGGCTCATGGATTAGAAGCACGTGTGCCATTTTTAGATAAAGAGTTTTTAGAATTGGCAATAAAAATTAAACCAGAAGAAAAACAACCGAAAAGATATAAAGGAATTGAAAAATATATATTAAGAAAAGCATTTGATACAAAAGAACAACCTTATTTACCAGATGAAGTTTTATGGAGACAAAAAGAACAATTCTCTGATGGAGTTGGGTATAATTGGATAGATCAATTAATAGAATATTGTACAACACAAGTATCTGATGTAGAATTTGCAAAAGCTAAAGATTTATTTCCATATAATACGCCTACAAGTAAAGAAGCTTTTTATTATAGAACCATTTTTCATAAACATTTTCCACAGGAAAGTGCTGCGCAAACAGTAAGAAAATGGATTCCAAAATGGCAAGAAAATCAAGACCCAAGTGGTAGAGCAAATGCAGCACATGTACAAGCAGATATTGAAATTGCAAAAGAAAAAGAAATAGTTTAAAATTTTGAATATGATTTGTTTTTGAAACGTCAGCTATATTGGTTGACGTTTTTTTATTTTTAATCGCTTAAAACCCTCTTAAAATGAAAATTTTCAACATTTGTTAATAACTTATGCCTAAAAACAAAACTAAAGGAAGATAAATTTTTATATAATGGTTATATTTGTCTGTTTAATAATAACCAGTCTTTTTTAAGAATTAAAATATGAGTGAAGAAGTAAAGAAAAACAATTATTCAGCCGACAGTATTCAGGCTTTAGAAGGAATGGAGCATGTTAGAATGCGACCTTCTATGTATATTGGAGATACTGGAGTTAGAGGTTTACATCATTTAGTATATGAAGTTGTTGATAATTCAATTGATGAAGCTTTAGCTGGACATTGTGATACTATATCTGTATTTATAAATGAAGATAATTCTATTTCGGTTGAAGATAATGGTCGTGGTATTCCTGTAGATATTCATAAGAAAGAAGGAATCTCTGCTTTGGAAGTTGTAATGACTAAAATTGGAGCAGGAGGTAAGTTTGATAAAGATTCATATAAAGTTTCTGGAGGACTTCATGGTGTAGGTGTATCATGTGTAAATGCATTGTCTGATAATCTAAGAGCAACTGTATATAGAGACGGGAAAATTTGGGAACAAGAATATGAAAAAGGAAAATCTTTATATCCTGTTAAACAAATTGGAACAACAGAGAAAAGAGGTACAATGGTTACATTTAAACCAGATGCTACAATTTTTACTCAAACATTAGAATACTCTTATGATACTTTAGCAGCTCGTATGCGAGAGTTATCGTTTTTGAATAAAGGGATTACAATTACATTAACAGATAAGAGAAATAAAGATAAAGAAGGAAACTTTATATCAGAAATTTTTCATTCTAAAGAAGGATTAAAAGAATTCGTTAAATTTTTAGATGGCAATAGAGTGCCAATCATTAGTCATGTTATTAGCATGGAAAATGATAAAGGAGAAATCCCTGTTGAGGTCGCTTTAATTTATAATGAAAGTTATAATGAAAATATCTTTTCTTATGTAAATAATATTAATACTCACGAAGGAGGAACGCATTTACAAGGTTTTCGTATGGGATTAACCCGAACTTTGAAAAAATATGCAGATGCTTCTGGGTTATTAGATAAATTAAAGTTTGAAATATCAGGTGATGATTTCCGTGAAGGTTTAACGGCTATTATTTCTGTAAAAATACAAGAACCTCAATTTGAAGGTCAAACTAAAACAAAATTAGGAAATAGAGAAGTTGTTTCTCCTGTTTCTCAGGCAGTAGCAGAAATGCTTGAAAATTATTTGGAAGAGAATCCTAATGATGCAAAAATTATTGTTCAAAAAGTAATTTTAGCAGCTCAAGCACGTCATGCAGCTAAAAAAGCTAGAGAAATGGTACAACGTAAAACCGTTATGGGCGGTGGAGGTTTACCAGGGAAACTTTCTGATTGTTCTGAACAAGATCCTGCAAAATGTGAAATTTTCCTTGTTGAGGGAGATTCGGCAGGTGGTACTGCAAAACAAGGGCGAGATAGGATGTTTCAAGCTATTTTGCCATTAAGAGGTAAGATTTTGAACGTTGAAAAAGCAATGCAGCATAAAGTCTTTGAAAATGAAGAAATTCGTAATATTTTTACTGCATTAGGCGTAACTGTTGGTACAGAAGAAGATAGTAAAGCTTTAAATCTTTCAAAATTAAGATATCATAAAGTAGTAATCATGTGTGATGCCGATGTCGACGGTAGTCATATCTCAACACTTATCCTAACATTCTTCTTCAGATATATGAAAGAATTGATTGAAGGAGGACACGTATATATTGCTGCACCACCTTTGTACTTAGTGAAAAAAGGAAATAAAAAAGAATATGCTTGGAATGATAATCAACGTGATAAAATTGCAATGCAAATGGGTGGAGGTGTAAACATTCAGAGGTATAAAGGTCTTGGAGAGATGAATGCTGAACAGTTATGGGATACAACTCTTAATCCAGATTTTAGAACACTACGCCAAGTAACAATAGATAGTTTATCTGAGGCGGATAGAGTGTTTTCAATGTTAATGGGAGATGAAGTTCCTCCTCGTAGAGAGTTTATTGAGAAAAATGCAGCTTATGCTAAAATTGATGTTTAGTATAGCTATAAATAAATAACAGTTAGGCATCTTATATAAGGTGCCTAACTGCTTAAAAAAAGGATATAAAATAAAAGAGTTAAGTTTTGTTGAACTTTCATCTTTTAGCTAAAATTATATAACAAACTTGCTTTGCAAAGTTCATTTGCTTTTGGTAAATTTGCGAGAGTTAATAAAAATAGTAAATAACAACATACAAAAAAAATAAAATGAAAGTAACTATAGTAGGTGCAGGAAATGTAGGTGCAACATGTGCAGATGTAATTTCATATAGAGGAATTGCAAGTGAAGTAGTATTATTAGATATCAAAGAAGGATTTGCAGAAGGAAAAGCAATGGATATCATGCAATGTGCTACAACTACAGTTTTTAATACAAAAGTTTCAGGAAGTACAAATGATTATTCAAAAACAGCAGGGAGTGATGTAGTAGTAATTACTTCGGGTATTCCTAGAAAACCAGGAATGACTCGTGAAGAATTAATAGGAATTAATGCTGGAATTGTAAAATCAGTTGCGGAAAATGTATTAACTCACTCACCTAATGCAATTATTGTTGTGGTTTCTAACCCAATGGATACTATGACTTATTTAACATTAAAAGCAACAGGTTTGCCAAAGAATAGAGTAATAGGTATGGGAGGAGCTTTGGATAGCTCTCGTTTTAAATACTTTTTATCTCAAGCATTACAAAAACCAGGAAATGATGTACAAGGAATGGTTATAGGTGGTCATGGTGATACAACAATGATTCCTTTAACAAGATTAGCATCTTATAATGGTTCTCCAGTTTCAAACTTCTTATCACAAGAAGAATTAGACAAAGTAGCAGCTTCTACAATGGTAGGTGGTGCAACATTAACAGGTTTGTTAGGAACATCAGCGTGGTATGCACCTGGAGCATCAGTAGCTTATTTAGTAGATAGTATTTTAAACGATCAAAAACGTATGATACCTTGTTCAGTAATGTTAGAAGGAGAATATGGACAAAATGATATTTGTATTGGAGTACCATGTATTATAGGGAAAAATGGAGTAGAGGAAATTGTAGACGTACAATTAAATGATACTGAAAAAGCATTATTTGCTAAGAGTGCAGACGCAGTTCGTAATATGAATGCAGACTTAAAAGCAGTTTTGTAATATATATAAAAGGAATAAAAAAAACTGTCAAATAAAATGACAGTTTTTTTTATATAGTCAACAATAGGTTAATATTGAAAAAAACTAATTTTATTAGGAAATAAAATTGGTTAATCCTATTGTAAATTATATATTTGTCCGTTTTTATAAAATAGAATAATTAATTTATAGTAATAATGCAGAATAAAGGACTAATTAAATTTTTCGCAATTCTTTTCGCGTTGGTTTGTATTTACCAACTTTCTTTCACTTTTGTAGCTAATGGAATTAGTGAAGATGCTAAAACATTTGCAAAAGGAGATTTCACAAAAGAATTAAGATATCTAGATTCGATTGGAAAAGAAACGGTTTTCTTAGGGAAAACCTATAATGAAGTGAGAGATAATCAACTACAAAAGGGACTTGACCTTGAAGGTGGATTGAACGTAATTCTTCAAATATCTGTAAAAGATATTTTAAGCGGTTTAGCAAATGACTCAAAAAATGTAGCATTTGTTAAAGCTTTAAATGATGCAAAAACGAATCAAAAGGGAAATCAAGATTATATTGATGCTTTCTTTATTGAAGCTAATAATGCAAATTTAAAATTAGCAAGTTCTGACATTTTTGGAAATAAAAATCTAGATGAAGTAATTAAATTTGATATGACTAACGCTCAAATAGAGCCGATTATCAAACAAAAAGTTATTGAATCTGTAGAAAGTGCTTTTGGAGTTTTAAGAAAGCGTATTGACCAATTTGGTGTTACGCAACCAAACATTCAAATGTTAGGAAATTCGGGTAGAATTTTAGTAGAATTACCAGGTGCAAAAGATGTAGATCGTATTAAAAAATTATTACAAGGTACTGCAAAATTAGAGTTTTGGGAAACTTATAAAATAGAAGAAGTAGCTAATTATTTAATTTCTGCAAATGAAGTATTGAAAAAAACTGAAGTTGCAATTAAAGATGAAGTAAAAGATAAAGTTTCAACAGGAATAGACTCTTTATTAACGGATAAAGCTGATTCAACTCAAGTTCAATCAAATCCATTATTTGAAAAATTACAAATTACTCAACAACAAGGGTTATCAGTTTTAGGATATGCTAAAGTTACTGATACTGCTTTGATTGGCGGATATTTAAGGAGAAGTGATATTGTTTCAAATTTACCAAATGCTTTATCTAACATTAAATTTGTATGGGGAAAAACAGATGAAAAAACTCCAGATATTGTTGAATTATATGCATTAAAAAGAGGTAGAGATGGTAAAGCTCCTATTAGTGGAGGTGTTATTGTTGATGCTAGAGATACATTTGATCAATTAGGTAAACCAGCCGTTTCAATGCAAATGAACGGAACTGGAGCAAAAGAATGGGAAAAATTAACTGGAAAAGTTTCTCAACAAGGAAATGCTATTGCAATTGTTTTAGATAATATTGTATATTCTGCACCAGGTGTAAGTAGAGGAGCTATTTCAGGTGGACAATCTGAAATTTCAGGAAACTTTACGCTTAATGAAACTAAAGATTTAGCAAACATTCTTAGAGCTGGGAAATTACCTGCTGAAGCTAAAATCGTTCAATCTGAAGTAGTAGGACCATCTTTAGGAAAAGAATCTGTAAGAAGTGGTATGTTGTCATTCATTATTGGTTTCTCTTTAGTTCTTTTATGGATGGTTGTATATTATGGTAAAGCTGGTTTCTATGCTAATTTAGCATTATTAGTGAATATCTTATTCATTTTTGGTGCCTTAGCAAGTTTTGGAGCTGTGTTAACATTACCAGGTATTGCAGGTATCGTATTAACAATTGGTATGGCAGTAGATGCAAACGTAATTATATACGAGAGAGCAAAAGAAGAATTAGATTCAGGTAAAACAGTTGAAGAAGCTGTTAAT
It includes:
- the mdh gene encoding malate dehydrogenase, with protein sequence MKVTIVGAGNVGATCADVISYRGIASEVVLLDIKEGFAEGKAMDIMQCATTTVFNTKVSGSTNDYSKTAGSDVVVITSGIPRKPGMTREELIGINAGIVKSVAENVLTHSPNAIIVVVSNPMDTMTYLTLKATGLPKNRVIGMGGALDSSRFKYFLSQALQKPGNDVQGMVIGGHGDTTMIPLTRLASYNGSPVSNFLSQEELDKVAASTMVGGATLTGLLGTSAWYAPGASVAYLVDSILNDQKRMIPCSVMLEGEYGQNDICIGVPCIIGKNGVEEIVDVQLNDTEKALFAKSADAVRNMNADLKAVL
- the asnB gene encoding asparagine synthase B, which translates into the protein MCGILAIIGKGKEEALVQQLSKRMSHRGPDESDIHVTENGHILSHERLSIVDLHTGKQPIQGTSSAWMVHNGEIYNHSALRETVLKHHTFRTTSDSEVIVHLYEEFGYDFCDYLDGMFAFVVVDGDDFIVGRDPLGIKPLYYGIDERGRYYFASEMKSIADQCKTFSTFPPGHYYTNKTGFVKYYKPEWEDDLKAVEELDYTAIKETLTEAVRKRLMADVPFGVLLSGGLDSSLTSSIAKRLLGDSQTLHSFSIGLDENAPDLVAARKVAEFLGTEHHEVYFSIEEGIKNIENLIWHLETYDVTSIRASTPMYFMSKKITDLGIKMVLSGEGADEIFGGYLYFRNAPSSEDFQKETIERVQKLFTADLLRADKSTMAHGLEARVPFLDKEFLELAIKIKPEEKQPKRYKGIEKYILRKAFDTKEQPYLPDEVLWRQKEQFSDGVGYNWIDQLIEYCTTQVSDVEFAKAKDLFPYNTPTSKEAFYYRTIFHKHFPQESAAQTVRKWIPKWQENQDPSGRANAAHVQADIEIAKEKEIV
- the gyrB gene encoding DNA topoisomerase (ATP-hydrolyzing) subunit B is translated as MSEEVKKNNYSADSIQALEGMEHVRMRPSMYIGDTGVRGLHHLVYEVVDNSIDEALAGHCDTISVFINEDNSISVEDNGRGIPVDIHKKEGISALEVVMTKIGAGGKFDKDSYKVSGGLHGVGVSCVNALSDNLRATVYRDGKIWEQEYEKGKSLYPVKQIGTTEKRGTMVTFKPDATIFTQTLEYSYDTLAARMRELSFLNKGITITLTDKRNKDKEGNFISEIFHSKEGLKEFVKFLDGNRVPIISHVISMENDKGEIPVEVALIYNESYNENIFSYVNNINTHEGGTHLQGFRMGLTRTLKKYADASGLLDKLKFEISGDDFREGLTAIISVKIQEPQFEGQTKTKLGNREVVSPVSQAVAEMLENYLEENPNDAKIIVQKVILAAQARHAAKKAREMVQRKTVMGGGGLPGKLSDCSEQDPAKCEIFLVEGDSAGGTAKQGRDRMFQAILPLRGKILNVEKAMQHKVFENEEIRNIFTALGVTVGTEEDSKALNLSKLRYHKVVIMCDADVDGSHISTLILTFFFRYMKELIEGGHVYIAAPPLYLVKKGNKKEYAWNDNQRDKIAMQMGGGVNIQRYKGLGEMNAEQLWDTTLNPDFRTLRQVTIDSLSEADRVFSMLMGDEVPPRREFIEKNAAYAKIDV